GTCTTAGAAGATTAGAATTTGCTTGCAAAGAAAGTAAGTTTTGgaacattttaatttgattcATATCTAATCTATATATTTGTGTTGTTTTCCTAATGAAATAACACAGTAAGAATTTCATTATTATcacagtatattaattatagtaCTGACAGTAGGTACacttaaaatactgtaaatatccATCCcatcatgcagcatgctacagAAACATGCCTATAATATCCCATCATGCACCATGCTACAGCAGCACGCAAAGTCATGACACATTAACTTCAATAGCAAGtaacttttttctttacatttaacaaaaatgttttaaattgtttcagGTCCTTTTGTAAAGTTCATGCTGAAATCTATGGAAGCACACGGATGGTAAGTACTGTAATTTACTtcactgcagttactgcagtaactatattgCTGTAGATAACCTGTTTTAGTAATATGCAATTATGTAactaacttttttttgtaaacataaactaaaaaatgtggttactgcagtaactgcacagtagaatcattttgacATTATCCTCAAGTACTGTAAACAGTATAATGCACTTgtcactatacgacccccgggagagttgcctcatttgtccgatgtgcgtcataccttaTAAATACAATGACGCACCCCTGTGTCAaaagtgacttacctttagTTGACCATGACGCACCAATTTAGACGCATTGTGACTTGTTCATGGTATTGTGGTGGTACACACCATTGTTCATAGATGTGAAGTACTCTACCATAGGTTGGGTTTTTTGATGCAACCCTGCGtcaataattgtttgtaaatgacgcacctctcccggagtcgtatagtgggtcatacaatttaAGTGCATAATGCTTACCAAGTTGTACgaatgattaatttaatttttgtcttTTCAGTCCTGTGAACATATCTCGGCACATTTCCTGCGAAAAATGCCCCGAGGACAGTATTATCAATGGCGGATTTGATCCTTCAAATGGACAGATTGTACTCTGCGAAAACAGGGCGCCATCACAGCGTGTTGTTAGCACATTACTCACTCACGAACTCATTCACGCATTTGATTTCTGTCGTGCTCACGTAGAGTGGGACAACTTAAAGCATGTTGCCTGCACAGaggtaagttttttttaaatcttttgtgtaaaaaaatatGCTTATACTGTATCTATATCACAGTATCACAGCCAAATTATGTGATACAGTATGTGTCACATGGGATGCCTGTATCATAAGCTTAACCCTAACAAGCACTACATTTGGTGACACTATTACAGAATGTGcctactgtatatactggaCTCATGATGGCATATGTGaagatacagtatatagtacagATAATCGGGTTGATTTTTTTAAAGgccatttattaatagattaTTTCATTTGTGAATTTTCAGTTGTACTTGTTTTTGACCTTTAACCTCTGATCTATTTGCAGATTCGTGCTGCTAGTCTTAGTGGAGATTGTTCGTTTGTTAGCCAGAATGTCTATAGTCACAAATTTGGTTTCAAGAAACATCATCAGGTGCTTTTAtaatttttagattttaaaatactgtaactcAGTATCTcaaacaaatactgtaatagagcgtcacatatgtatcacatgtgacacctGTATCATAAGCTATTAAGCCTAAACCTAGTTTAACATACTACAGTCGCCATACTGTATGATGCATATGTgacactttattttaaaatctgcCTATGATACTAGACAGATGTGGAGATAAAGAATTGTATAGAATATTGTGTGACTatgaatttttttatataaatttctttaaatatttacatatatgTTGCAATTATTCATATTCGATAGGCTATACACAAACAATTCACAAACAAAAGGAAAACCATATGTGTGATTATCTTTCGTTTCTTTCTTTAGAATTGCGTTCGGGAACGTGCAATGAAATCGGTTATGTCGGTGCGGAATATATCTAAAGAAGACATTGACAAAGCGATGGACGACGTGTGGGATATATGCTTCAACGATTTTGAACCGTTTGACAAAATACCAAGAAACAAAGAAGAAGTTAAACGTATGTCACGTcaaaaatacaattatgatTTATGACATATAGTTACTTAgaaatattgttaatttatgaataaattctGATTTATACAAAGAATGTTTGTCGACAATTTGTGTTGTGTCTTGTTTTATATGTTAAACAGTTAAATTGAGAAGATTTCTATTGAAtccgtttttttaaattaaagaattgAAGAAAACATATTCAATATTGCAAGATTCTACTCATCCCATGCATAATGTATTTGAGGTGTTACGTAGCGGTAGATGTTAACGGTCCATCATCTCTTGTACAAATAGGTTtcgtaataattgtttttgttagtttttcatttatctGTTTTTCTATATCTTAGAGCAAACaaaatttctatgtatatttaatatgattgatgattgattgaaatatatatttatactgggtaacctctaaagtcaaagactggtctcccagagggcccagttatgatcagtggctgtgatgtactaatacaccggggtaaccccctactcaacTCGAACTAGGtcttttaaagtgcacacgagctagatgtgtacactggttTATAGTCTAGGACAAAAATCTGAAAAGATGCTTAGAAATCAAGTTAGGGGGAGCGGAATGTTAGAGGCTGTCAACATAGCCAGATATCCTAATTAAACCGTTCTGATCACTCTAAGCCCTGTTGACACTTAATTTTTTGCCTCGTattgaaatggcggccatttttatataaaatgtggataaaatcagatctaaataaggtagatacacaatcttggtgtctaaacacatgtacttcagacacGGAATCCATTAGGCCTTGTTGACATTTCAGTTTTGGCCTCGtattaaaatggcagccattttgaaaaatggccaccagtttaaaaatacaaaatctgtaatcatttgatttaattatatttttaattgtgcTATGACATTCATTAAAGTAAATTTTCGATGCTGAAAACTTTTTTCTATGGACTACTTCAGTAAGTACTAAGTATATACAATTAAATTACACAAATGAAACGTTTTcttttttacataaatcataAGTCTAACAGAATATACACAATATGCTAATTCTAAATAATTTTTggagttttacaaaaaaaagtttttaatatttcaattattaaaacttataaatttgaaatcaattataatgtattaattaatataattaatgtatGGTTATATGGTTTTTCCTTCATTATTCACcgaccatatatatatatacagaatGTAGTaagtactactactaataatacaattattatataacacaatATTTTGATTTAAGTAATGCAACTTCTGTAAGATGCGGTCTCCCCACTTTTGAATAAAAGGCgcaattttaaaaaatcaatttgataTTGAAGTCGGTCTATTCACAAAATGTTGCGTAACACAACTTTGGGAGTTCTAATTGGTGGGGTTTAATCATGTGTGACAGTCCATAaaattatcaatatattttttttgaaaatatggACAGTTATCTTAAACGCCACACACTACCATACTCATATTAAttcaataaacatattttttatgtttttaatatactTCTACATTTCCAAGTGATTTTTATTTcctatatagtttttatttctTACACTGTAGTATTTATAGGattctttatttttacaatttaacatTTCTGTTTTAACAAAACACTTCGATCATAGGGAAAGACTAAACTGCAAATGACATAATAATACTACCTTAACATGGtcaatatattaacaataataatacatttggaCTTTTATGATCATACATAAAGCCTCTATGCGCTTCAAAATAATGCTGAAtctatttattgtatatttttaaccaGTGAATTACAGTAGTTCAGCACTGAGAGTGGCGTAACACTGAGGCCTGTGGTTTAGGGATTCTAGGTGGCCCTCCAACACTGGAGGACTTCGGTGTTTTTAGCCTTGTTCCCTCTCAGGGGCCCCCAAAGCTCCTGGGCTTAGTCGTTGTGCCACTAAACAATGACTAATACATACTGAAAGATACCATTACACATTATTACAGTAACTACACAGtactttagttaatttttatctacaCCAACTTATTAATTCTTGCATACAACCAGGGTTAGATAAtgctaaataattttttttttatcaatctgGCAAGTTTTCAATCATATTGATCAAGTATTACAGAAGATGACATACTGTAAAGATCTATAAATGAACATAATtaaatagtaatttattttctagGAAAAGAATATGTTATAAACTAAATTACCCCTTAAATATCTTTTAGTTATTCTATTTGATCATTTTAATTTCTACAGTAAATCGATCAATTTTCTTTTCCTACacaaaatttaataaacaaataataataacccTTTTCcatattgtgttttattttgttaatacaacttaaatataaatgtctttaaaattaaagtatacataaataaagacattattattagtaattaattgttagtaaacaattacaatcatgttttaaaatttatatccccggtttttttgttttcaattgtcAATTTTTAATGTTTGCAGCAAATTAAACATAACTGTACTTTAATAGTAATTATGCaattatttgatatttaataattttattatacctttgcttgtttatatttacaaggcgcgtttttatttgctttctGGATGTgtctaaacattttaaaaaataaataaataaaatataatttttgctaGTGAATGAAAACTTCTTGAGTCAGAGGATCGTTCAACCGTTTCGATATTTGCAGGACTTCTATTGGATGCAATCGATCACATGAATCTGCAGTGTGTCTATATCTGGAAACAAGTTTTGGCAAACAGGACACTTGAATTCTTGCGCCTgtcaaagaaaaacaaaaatggctGTTCAAATGTTTTCCTAACAATCCTGGTTATCATTAACATTTTCATAAATTGATTTTATCTTATCTTTCTGAAGTTATGATTCTTAGACACCATAATTACAAACTTTCGCAAAGTACTGTAGAGTACTGTACCTTTTCTATATaacttatttctatttcatttactaatgttgcccaaaagctctgctaatttttctggctgttttgccttatcgttttgattttgcttttattttgtatctccattgagatccagccactgataccaacagcattgtcattttttccagtaatttgcctttattattattatttctataataGGCGGTTGTATTTTCTTGACAAATACATGCATTTTTATGTTAAATAGCAGCTCTTACAACCTGTGAAAAGTGGTGTTGTGTCTAATCACCCTTGCAAAAATGTTCTATAGAACATTTTATAGAGCTCTTTGCTATTCTATAGAACATTTCTATAgaaatatatttcaatttctaTAGAAATTATTGTGTCTATAGAATgtcttttttcttttctataGAAAATCTAATTGTATTGAATTTCTATAGAACCAGTGGTTGGGTACTTCTTATGTACTGATAAACAGAGTGGTTGTTTTACCAGTGGTCGGGTAAATCTTATGTTATGATATTAAGATGGTTGTTTTACCAGTGGTTGGGCTGTTCCCATGTGGTAATTACCACCAACAGGGTGTGGATAATAGTCTTCCTGTCTTCCATAAGTCTGACCAGAAGCAGGTGCGATTGTATGCTGGGGGTAACCATGCGCGGTTTGCACTCCTCCATATTTACGCTGTAGATCCTCTAAGGCTTGCATATTAGCCGGACTTTGGTCTTCCGTCAACTGTTCCATTTCTCTCTCTTTCATTTTAATAACTTCCAAAAGATTTTCTCTTTCGCTGTGTGCTGTCTCTCTGGCTTGTCGCTCGGCTTCAAAATCGGCCTTGTACACCTCTGCctttaaaacaaataacaagAATTA
This DNA window, taken from Antedon mediterranea chromosome 9, ecAntMedi1.1, whole genome shotgun sequence, encodes the following:
- the LOC140058589 gene encoding mitochondrial inner membrane protease ATP23 homolog gives rise to the protein MAAKENDSPSPASKKGSLEHRSCLRRLEFACKESPFVKFMLKSMEAHGCPVNISRHISCEKCPEDSIINGGFDPSNGQIVLCENRAPSQRVVSTLLTHELIHAFDFCRAHVEWDNLKHVACTEIRAASLSGDCSFVSQNVYSHKFGFKKHHQNCVRERAMKSVMSVRNISKEDIDKAMDDVWDICFNDFEPFDKIPRNKEEVKRMSRQKYNYDL